One region of Termitidicoccus mucosus genomic DNA includes:
- a CDS encoding TolB family protein, with protein sequence MLQWLGHDGDLIAYNDFNGADGFHSVIYSFVEDRIISRLCLPFASLSSDDRFALSINFSRMYDFRPGYGYCNLPDKWRDEKQPTDDGIYLVDLKNNSTRLILSLANIASAIKEFAPVADEKLLVNHITFNLGGTRFLALVRNFPVAISGGKDGTWNTTVITANRDGTDLHVLPTKAYASHYHWKNQATFAIHSDGPAKHQLYEITDTENASLSAIDRTFFIKDGHCSYSPDRSRMLYDSYPDESRLQHLYIYDLAARQGREIAAFHSPPVHPIDIRCDLHPRWGPDGKCVSFDSTHEGFRGLYLMQL encoded by the coding sequence ATGCTGCAATGGCTGGGACATGATGGCGATCTCATCGCATATAATGACTTCAATGGTGCCGATGGTTTTCACTCCGTCATTTATTCATTTGTCGAGGATCGGATTATAAGCAGACTATGCCTGCCTTTTGCATCGCTGTCCTCCGATGACAGGTTTGCGCTCAGTATTAATTTTTCGCGCATGTATGATTTTCGTCCGGGCTACGGCTATTGCAACCTGCCGGACAAATGGCGGGATGAAAAACAACCAACCGACGACGGCATTTACCTCGTGGACTTGAAAAACAATTCCACACGCCTGATCCTGTCGCTTGCGAACATCGCCTCGGCGATCAAGGAGTTTGCCCCGGTTGCCGATGAAAAGCTGCTGGTTAACCATATCACCTTCAATCTCGGGGGGACACGCTTTCTTGCGCTGGTCAGGAATTTTCCAGTGGCTATTTCCGGAGGCAAGGACGGCACATGGAACACGACAGTGATAACCGCAAACAGGGATGGAACGGATTTACACGTGCTGCCCACAAAAGCCTACGCGTCACATTATCACTGGAAAAACCAGGCGACCTTCGCCATCCACAGCGATGGCCCCGCGAAACACCAACTTTATGAAATCACTGACACGGAGAACGCCTCCTTGTCCGCGATTGACAGAACATTTTTCATCAAGGACGGGCATTGCAGTTATTCACCGGACAGATCCCGAATGCTTTATGACAGCTACCCCGACGAAAGCCGACTTCAGCATTTATATATTTACGACCTGGCGGCGCGCCAAGGGAGGGAAATCGCCGCGTTTCATTCTCCTCCCGTGCATCCCATCGACATTCGCTGCGACCTGCATCCCCGCTGGGGCCCGGACGGCAAATGCGTTTCCTTCGATTCCACCCACGAAGGTTTTCGCGGACTGTATTTGATGCAATTATAA
- a CDS encoding membrane dipeptidase: MMHLTDNRRNLPGDGCAESADGGLSEFGRAVIAEMNWVGIIPDVAHSGLRTSMEAAQCSKKPVVASHTVAGALSRHYRGKTDEVIREIVKTGGYVGICAVPRFYRGTGRIIGGNVMRVAQKALEGCF; the protein is encoded by the coding sequence ATGATGCACCTGACTGACAACCGGCGCAATCTGCCCGGGGACGGATGCGCTGAATCGGCGGATGGCGGACTCAGCGAGTTTGGCCGCGCCGTCATCGCGGAGATGAACTGGGTCGGCATCATTCCCGACGTGGCGCATTCCGGGCTCCGCACCAGCATGGAAGCTGCGCAATGCTCGAAAAAACCGGTCGTCGCCAGCCACACGGTCGCCGGAGCGCTCAGCAGGCACTATCGCGGAAAAACCGACGAGGTCATCCGTGAAATCGTCAAAACCGGCGGTTATGTCGGCATCTGTGCGGTTCCCCGGTTTTACCGAGGCACCGGCAGGATCATTGGCGGAAATGTAATGCGCGTGGCGCAAAAGGCCCTTGAGGGATGTTTCTGA
- a CDS encoding HAD family hydrolase: MPRASSAMPVDKKISFIKRHAHMVACDSDGCVFDVMDLKHKECFCPAFIKHFRLQRCARQAREVWEFVNLYSRTRGCNRFKAAGLALEFLAAHPDVRALDMHFMDFGALRHFVAATDALGEPALARAVEETDDPALRAMLDWTREVNAAVAAMCQGLGPFAGAAGALRTVSAQADLVVVSQAPRATLIGEWTHAGLDSGAAFIAGQEFGSKAAQIRQAMEGRYTAEQVLVLGDAPGDQEAAESVGARFFPITPGDETASWRSFAGEGFPRFLSGGFGVTYQHELNASFSAALPSSPPWL, translated from the coding sequence GTGCCGCGCGCCTCGTCTGCTATGCCGGTTGACAAAAAAATCTCCTTCATCAAACGCCACGCGCACATGGTGGCGTGCGACAGCGACGGCTGCGTTTTCGACGTGATGGATTTGAAGCACAAGGAGTGTTTCTGCCCGGCGTTCATCAAGCATTTCCGCCTGCAGCGTTGCGCCCGGCAAGCGCGCGAGGTGTGGGAGTTTGTCAACCTCTACAGCCGCACGCGCGGATGCAACCGCTTCAAGGCGGCGGGGCTCGCGCTCGAGTTTTTGGCCGCGCATCCGGACGTGCGCGCGCTGGACATGCATTTCATGGACTTCGGTGCGCTGCGGCATTTCGTGGCGGCCACGGATGCGCTCGGCGAGCCCGCGCTGGCACGCGCAGTGGAGGAGACAGACGATCCGGCATTGCGGGCGATGCTGGACTGGACGCGTGAAGTGAACGCCGCCGTGGCCGCGATGTGCCAGGGCCTCGGTCCGTTCGCGGGCGCGGCCGGGGCATTGCGCACGGTCTCCGCGCAGGCGGACCTGGTGGTCGTCAGCCAGGCGCCGCGCGCGACGCTGATCGGAGAGTGGACGCACGCTGGGCTGGACAGCGGCGCGGCGTTCATTGCCGGGCAGGAATTCGGGAGCAAGGCCGCGCAAATCCGCCAGGCGATGGAGGGGCGTTACACCGCGGAGCAGGTTCTGGTGCTGGGCGACGCGCCGGGCGACCAGGAGGCGGCGGAGTCGGTCGGCGCAAGGTTTTTCCCGATCACGCCTGGTGACGAAACCGCGAGTTGGCGGAGTTTTGCCGGGGAGGGATTCCCGCGCTTCCTGAGCGGCGGTTTCGGCGTCACCTATCAGCACGAATTGAACGCGTCTTTCAGTGCGGCCCTGCCGTCGAGTCCCCCGTGGTTATAA
- a CDS encoding LacI family DNA-binding transcriptional regulator — protein MPLNQRALASLARVSQTAVSLALRGDPSIPAATRERIRRLADAQGYRPNPNVASLMAQIRRNRRPQAGGCIALLADAADERGWLDREYTRRQQQGMADRAAGLGFRTEVFFLREKGMTPARLDRILHARDIRGVVLAGPKRAPVDLSAMRWQDYAGATISYTWDWPPVDRVSSHHRHNMDIVLQQLQARGHRRIGLSLQPDEVEAVEQNWLSGFLVMNQRLPARRRVPLFVGRHGPASLPAFSSWLKKHKPDAVISLAGWEETWLRQVKLLGPNSIGHACVNRPAQTHVAGIEEDHEMIGATTIELLIAQMQRNEYGLPRRPRLTLINGEWREGTTLRQPLAI, from the coding sequence ATGCCACTCAACCAACGCGCCCTCGCCTCGCTCGCCCGCGTCAGCCAGACAGCCGTCTCGCTCGCCCTGCGCGGCGATCCATCCATCCCCGCCGCCACGCGCGAACGCATCCGGCGACTCGCCGACGCGCAAGGCTACCGGCCCAACCCCAATGTCGCCAGCCTCATGGCGCAAATCCGCCGCAACCGCCGTCCGCAGGCGGGCGGCTGCATCGCGCTCCTGGCCGATGCCGCCGATGAGCGCGGCTGGCTTGACCGCGAATATACACGCCGGCAACAGCAAGGCATGGCCGACCGCGCCGCCGGTCTCGGTTTTCGCACCGAGGTGTTTTTCCTGCGTGAAAAGGGCATGACCCCGGCCCGGCTCGACCGCATCCTGCATGCACGCGACATCCGCGGCGTGGTGCTGGCCGGGCCGAAACGCGCGCCTGTCGATCTCTCCGCCATGCGCTGGCAGGACTATGCCGGCGCCACGATTTCCTATACCTGGGACTGGCCGCCGGTGGACCGCGTCTCGTCGCATCACCGGCACAACATGGACATCGTGCTGCAGCAGTTGCAGGCGCGCGGCCACCGGCGCATTGGCCTGAGCTTGCAGCCCGATGAAGTCGAGGCCGTCGAGCAAAACTGGCTTTCCGGTTTTCTGGTGATGAACCAGCGCCTTCCCGCCCGACGCCGGGTGCCGCTGTTTGTCGGCCGGCACGGCCCCGCGTCACTGCCCGCCTTTTCAAGCTGGCTCAAAAAACACAAGCCCGACGCGGTCATAAGCTTGGCCGGATGGGAGGAAACTTGGCTGCGCCAAGTGAAGTTGCTCGGCCCAAACAGCATCGGCCACGCCTGCGTCAACCGTCCCGCGCAAACGCATGTCGCCGGCATCGAGGAGGACCATGAGATGATCGGCGCAACCACCATCGAACTGCTCATCGCCCAGATGCAGCGCAACGAATACGGCCTGCCCCGCCGTCCACGCCTCACCTTGATCAACGGCGAATGGCGCGAAGGGACAACCTTGCGCCAACCGCTTGCCATATAA
- a CDS encoding MarC family protein, which translates to MNELISIYLKMMVLYTPFFGLSCFLAMTRKHTPAERRRMAWQVALAVLVSSATLFLFGRFIFTLFGITADAFRIGAGSVLFLSALAMAQGKTPVEDREANNGIVIVPLTIPVIVGPGTIGALLVMGVNQAFNARFISLAGIALASMTMGLMLFLSDRINRLLGPAGLQIVSRLTGLFVCALAAQIIFTGIRGY; encoded by the coding sequence ATGAACGAGCTTATCAGCATTTACCTGAAAATGATGGTGCTCTACACCCCGTTTTTCGGGCTCTCGTGTTTTCTCGCCATGACCAGAAAACACACGCCGGCGGAGCGGCGGCGCATGGCCTGGCAGGTGGCGCTGGCCGTGCTGGTTTCCAGCGCGACGCTATTCCTGTTTGGCCGGTTTATTTTCACGCTTTTCGGCATCACGGCGGATGCATTTCGCATCGGAGCGGGCAGCGTCCTGTTTCTCTCGGCCTTGGCCATGGCGCAGGGGAAAACGCCGGTGGAGGACAGGGAGGCAAACAACGGAATCGTCATCGTGCCACTGACGATTCCAGTGATCGTCGGACCAGGCACGATCGGCGCGCTGCTGGTAATGGGCGTGAACCAGGCATTCAATGCGCGGTTCATCTCGCTGGCCGGAATCGCGCTGGCGAGCATGACAATGGGGCTGATGCTATTTCTCTCGGACAGGATCAACCGGTTGCTCGGGCCCGCGGGACTGCAAATCGTCAGCCGCCTGACCGGGTTGTTTGTCTGCGCCTTGGCGGCCCAGATCATTTTCACCGGGATAAGGGGTTATTAA
- a CDS encoding FecR family protein, with translation MPPNHHAKKAFYALAARYLLDEASAAEREQLVQMLQEPAWREMFDRMSAGWNTSAANWLEGFDVEGEIEKVRGVVVRERPPVPSPNESRSGRSRSRFFSFSRPRFVLATTLSLAAIISLAILALGPRWRTVDAAAGNRTWVRQVNGVGGRMEIALKDGSKVTLNAGSQLSYPSAFDARSRTVRLTGEAFFDVAKDAARPFVVETGTLRITVLGTRFNVRAFADGTRAQVTLVSGKVQVTPLGRAEAEQAPVTLAPGMQYSLIPATGEGELHNVPVQAATGWMSDRIVWKDEPLPDAMRELERRHGIAIVLADPALARETVTARFQSETLPEIFRLLEDLGIGHRFEPSSDKIERVILSLHPVESDDSTAETAAP, from the coding sequence ATGCCGCCTAACCATCACGCCAAAAAAGCGTTTTACGCGCTTGCCGCGCGCTACCTGCTCGACGAGGCATCGGCCGCGGAACGGGAGCAACTGGTGCAGATGCTGCAAGAGCCGGCCTGGCGGGAGATGTTCGACCGGATGTCGGCCGGCTGGAATACAAGTGCGGCCAACTGGCTCGAAGGATTCGATGTCGAGGGGGAGATCGAGAAGGTGCGGGGCGTGGTCGTCCGCGAGCGTCCGCCGGTCCCCTCTCCCAATGAATCGCGCTCCGGCCGGTCGCGTTCGCGCTTTTTTTCCTTTTCCCGGCCCCGGTTTGTCCTCGCGACCACGCTCTCGCTGGCGGCGATCATCTCGCTCGCCATCCTCGCCCTGGGCCCCCGCTGGCGGACGGTCGATGCGGCGGCGGGAAACCGCACTTGGGTCAGGCAGGTCAACGGCGTGGGCGGGCGCATGGAAATCGCTTTGAAGGACGGCTCCAAAGTGACCCTCAACGCCGGCAGCCAGCTTTCCTACCCTTCAGCCTTCGATGCCCGCAGCCGCACCGTCCGGCTCACCGGCGAAGCCTTCTTCGATGTGGCGAAAGACGCCGCGCGCCCCTTTGTCGTCGAGACCGGCACCCTGCGCATCACCGTGCTGGGCACCCGGTTCAATGTCCGGGCTTTTGCCGACGGCACCCGCGCGCAGGTGACGCTGGTCAGCGGCAAAGTGCAGGTGACGCCCCTCGGCCGGGCGGAAGCTGAGCAGGCGCCGGTCACGCTGGCTCCGGGGATGCAGTATTCGCTCATCCCGGCAACCGGCGAAGGCGAGCTGCACAATGTCCCCGTGCAGGCGGCCACCGGCTGGATGTCCGACCGGATCGTGTGGAAAGACGAACCGCTACCCGACGCCATGCGCGAATTGGAACGCCGTCACGGCATCGCCATCGTGCTGGCCGACCCCGCGCTGGCCCGCGAGACCGTGACCGCCCGCTTCCAATCGGAGACGCTGCCGGAGATTTTCCGGCTCCTGGAGGACCTCGGGATCGGACACCGCTTCGAGCCTTCGTCCGACAAAATCGAGCGGGTGATCCTTTCGCTCCATCCCGTCGAATCCGACGACTCCACCGCGGAGACTGCGGCGCCGTAA
- a CDS encoding RNA polymerase sigma factor codes for MNADSGNDDEWLARMARGDEEALVLLMRKYYVHLAQFAHSLLDRHDLAQEAVSNVFISLWRRRETLSIRTGVRHYLFGAVVKQASSLLASDVIRPELVPLDNVPAHQLAQPAQSDDGVLYREFQAEIEALLASMPPQRQQVFRMSRIENMRYKEIGESLGISEFTVRSHIAKAMRTLEEALPGIRSRLKGDSRTG; via the coding sequence ATGAACGCGGACTCCGGCAACGACGACGAATGGCTGGCGAGGATGGCCAGGGGTGACGAGGAGGCGCTGGTGCTCCTCATGCGCAAATACTACGTCCACCTGGCGCAGTTCGCCCACTCCCTTCTCGACCGCCACGACCTTGCCCAGGAGGCGGTCTCGAACGTGTTCATCAGCCTGTGGCGGCGACGGGAGACGCTTTCGATCCGCACCGGCGTGCGCCACTACCTGTTCGGCGCCGTGGTCAAGCAGGCATCCTCGCTGCTGGCCAGCGATGTGATCCGGCCCGAGCTGGTGCCCTTGGACAACGTCCCCGCCCACCAGCTCGCGCAGCCCGCCCAGTCCGATGACGGTGTCCTGTATCGGGAATTCCAAGCCGAGATCGAGGCGCTTCTGGCCTCCATGCCTCCGCAAAGGCAGCAGGTTTTCCGCATGAGCCGGATCGAGAACATGCGTTACAAGGAAATCGGAGAGTCGCTGGGGATTTCGGAGTTCACCGTGCGCAGCCACATCGCCAAGGCCATGCGCACCCTCGAAGAGGCGCTGCCGGGGATCAGAAGCCGCCTGAAAGGGGATTCCCGCACCGGATGA
- a CDS encoding beta-galactosidase, with protein MIPFGVVVLAEPGVPLEEMRRDLENIRDLGFNTIVLYPPLSRWEGNPPGETAFGTIDTIMDWCAELGLKVILELQGQVMQEADAPECYGYVQNPNYRENGFHNKQKEALLARYFKEVAGHFRGHPALLAYDVFNEIGNNSRSPETIQAFVDFLRRQYQGDIQKLNRAWATYFRDFDNIAAIPPDYRVWTWSSVVAERDWLRFRSHDFAGQIHRWRDALREIDSATPVFVDVLGSDVLHNRTANYYGVSDWDAAPESDALGLSCYANMLAPDWWERSAWLWPQFWRHGRSAAGEKQVFISELMTHNRSLFPLEKSSMSDELRLWSYQALFHGIQGVIYWKYRPFRRGRQVSGRGLTDFSGRPNHFAAQAAEVARFARKHAQDLAGAKPDDAGCAILHDPEAERLYSAIGVSTGEGASPSFYTDAHRGWFRGLWLHGVAPSYITPGQLKAGVPADIKVLVVPCLAGVSAALISTLTDFVRSGGVLVTESRFAILDEDGNLWPHAPGAGLHETLGFEEENFSSRFRDSIACGSQSLVFHDDYFQELRLGSDSRVLLKTQDGVPAMVESPVGAGRCLHVPFMLGHKVERAEAEPGALGYFEKLFSHFRDALQPVVEIRKKGKLTDVSVLLNNDGDAYLAGICNYSEEPDTVVLATKARGAGGVLLDGARVATDADGLLSVEVPPRAVQAIHFR; from the coding sequence ATGATTCCATTCGGGGTCGTTGTCCTGGCCGAGCCGGGTGTCCCGCTGGAGGAAATGCGTCGCGATTTGGAAAATATCCGCGACCTCGGGTTCAACACCATCGTGCTTTATCCGCCGTTGAGCCGCTGGGAGGGAAACCCGCCCGGGGAAACCGCGTTCGGCACGATCGACACCATCATGGACTGGTGCGCGGAACTCGGCCTCAAGGTCATTCTCGAATTGCAAGGACAAGTCATGCAGGAGGCGGATGCGCCCGAATGTTACGGGTATGTTCAAAATCCCAATTACCGGGAAAACGGATTCCATAATAAACAAAAAGAGGCGCTTCTCGCGCGCTATTTCAAGGAGGTGGCCGGACATTTTCGCGGACATCCCGCCCTGCTTGCATACGATGTCTTTAACGAAATTGGCAATAATTCCCGCTCGCCGGAAACGATTCAGGCGTTTGTCGATTTTCTCCGCCGCCAATATCAGGGAGACATACAAAAATTAAACCGCGCCTGGGCCACCTATTTTCGTGACTTTGACAACATTGCCGCCATCCCGCCGGACTACCGCGTCTGGACGTGGTCGTCGGTTGTAGCGGAGCGGGACTGGCTGCGTTTTCGCTCGCATGATTTCGCCGGGCAAATTCACCGGTGGAGGGACGCGCTCAGGGAAATTGATTCTGCCACGCCCGTGTTTGTCGATGTGCTCGGCAGCGACGTTTTGCATAACCGCACGGCGAACTATTATGGAGTCAGCGACTGGGACGCCGCCCCGGAAAGCGACGCGCTGGGGCTTTCCTGCTACGCCAACATGCTGGCCCCGGATTGGTGGGAGCGCAGCGCATGGCTTTGGCCCCAATTCTGGCGGCATGGACGTTCCGCGGCGGGGGAAAAGCAAGTGTTCATATCGGAACTCATGACGCACAACCGGAGTTTGTTTCCGCTGGAAAAATCATCCATGTCCGATGAATTGCGACTCTGGAGCTATCAAGCGTTGTTTCATGGCATCCAAGGCGTGATTTATTGGAAATACCGTCCCTTTCGCCGTGGGCGCCAGGTTTCAGGACGAGGGCTCACGGATTTTTCCGGTCGCCCGAATCATTTCGCGGCGCAAGCCGCGGAAGTCGCGCGCTTCGCCAGGAAACACGCGCAAGACTTGGCGGGGGCAAAACCAGACGACGCCGGATGCGCGATACTGCACGACCCGGAGGCCGAGCGGCTTTATAGCGCCATCGGCGTCAGCACCGGCGAAGGGGCGTCCCCCTCGTTCTACACGGATGCGCACCGGGGATGGTTTCGCGGACTTTGGTTGCACGGAGTCGCGCCATCCTACATCACGCCCGGTCAACTCAAAGCCGGCGTCCCCGCTGACATAAAGGTTCTCGTTGTGCCATGCCTGGCGGGTGTTTCCGCCGCGCTCATATCCACGCTCACAGACTTTGTCAGGTCTGGCGGCGTGCTGGTCACGGAGAGTCGTTTTGCGATTCTGGATGAGGACGGCAATCTGTGGCCGCATGCGCCAGGAGCGGGGCTTCATGAAACACTTGGCTTCGAGGAAGAAAACTTTTCTTCGAGATTCCGCGACTCCATCGCGTGCGGATCGCAGTCACTCGTCTTCCATGACGATTATTTTCAGGAGCTGCGCCTTGGGAGTGACAGCCGTGTCCTGTTGAAAACACAGGACGGCGTGCCCGCCATGGTGGAATCCCCGGTTGGCGCGGGGAGATGCCTGCATGTGCCATTCATGCTGGGGCACAAGGTGGAGCGCGCCGAGGCGGAACCGGGAGCGCTGGGCTATTTTGAAAAGCTTTTCTCCCATTTCCGGGACGCCCTGCAACCCGTGGTTGAAATACGAAAAAAGGGAAAACTGACCGATGTCTCCGTACTGCTCAACAATGACGGGGATGCCTATCTTGCGGGGATTTGCAATTATTCAGAAGAACCGGACACGGTCGTGCTTGCGACCAAGGCACGGGGCGCGGGCGGCGTGTTGCTGGACGGCGCCCGCGTCGCGACGGATGCCGACGGCCTCCTCTCGGTCGAAGTGCCGCCCCGCGCGGTGCAAGCCATTCATTTCAGATAA
- a CDS encoding glycoside hydrolase family 3 N-terminal domain-containing protein, with translation MHTITTRPVSEKDILSLPLAKKVGQLCCPILQASSLLDYLRTIVAECGVAFVRYCPNAYYDNQSRLVCDPSPYLTPQKNAALLNELQALSLEQGSGLPVFVGIDQEGGTRNDLNRYGTLVFGSHMSFGCADDPALTEETARLTGLQMRALGINLIQAPCTDVFQFAGRATVKATSFGEDPALVTRHALAMMRGYKRAGLAVMIKHFPGYGATAVDAHKGIAEIRKPLDELEALDNRPTRELLAAGADAIMIGHAIVPAMDPGRAPASMSHAIVHGYLREKLGFDGIIQTDALRMNAIHDNYGTAVASVRAVQAGCDVLLLRGDVNHFLDGYRAVYDAVKSGEISEARLDESLLRLHRLRQRAGLYETAFVQPEKAAAPFASEDARRCAQTLADRSVVVLRDDAKLLPAKIGAGARVAVISPKPQKLDGANDPIQSEDMLIKAVRERFPNAAGVLTELVPTDANIAAARAACAGADFVIVGSINAINFARQPELVSACLDSGKPAVVVAMESPFDLEKYPQARTCLCTLGASRDAMTSAIKIITGELQPTGRLPVTLKN, from the coding sequence ATGCACACGATTACCACCCGCCCCGTTTCCGAAAAAGACATTCTCTCGCTTCCGCTCGCCAAGAAAGTCGGCCAGCTTTGCTGCCCGATTTTGCAGGCCAGCTCCCTGCTGGATTATCTCCGGACCATCGTGGCCGAGTGCGGCGTCGCGTTCGTGCGCTATTGCCCGAACGCCTACTACGACAACCAGAGCCGCCTCGTCTGCGATCCCAGCCCCTACCTCACGCCGCAAAAAAACGCCGCGCTGCTCAACGAGCTCCAGGCGCTCTCGCTTGAGCAGGGCAGCGGCCTGCCGGTCTTCGTCGGCATTGACCAGGAGGGCGGCACGCGCAACGACCTCAACCGCTATGGCACGCTCGTCTTCGGCAGCCACATGTCCTTCGGCTGCGCCGACGACCCCGCGCTCACCGAGGAAACCGCGCGCCTCACCGGCCTCCAGATGCGCGCCCTCGGCATCAATCTCATCCAGGCGCCCTGCACCGACGTGTTTCAGTTCGCGGGCCGCGCCACCGTCAAGGCCACCTCCTTCGGCGAGGACCCCGCGCTCGTCACGCGCCACGCGCTCGCCATGATGCGCGGCTACAAGCGCGCCGGCCTGGCTGTGATGATAAAACATTTTCCCGGCTACGGTGCGACCGCCGTGGACGCCCACAAGGGCATCGCCGAAATCCGCAAGCCGCTCGACGAACTCGAGGCGCTCGACAACCGCCCCACGCGCGAACTCCTCGCCGCCGGCGCCGACGCCATCATGATCGGCCACGCCATTGTCCCCGCCATGGATCCCGGGCGCGCGCCCGCCTCCATGTCGCACGCGATTGTCCACGGTTACCTGCGCGAAAAGCTCGGCTTCGACGGCATCATCCAGACCGACGCCCTCCGCATGAACGCCATCCACGACAACTATGGCACCGCCGTCGCCAGCGTGCGCGCCGTGCAGGCCGGTTGCGACGTGCTCCTGCTGCGCGGCGACGTGAACCATTTCCTCGACGGCTACCGCGCCGTCTATGACGCGGTGAAGTCCGGAGAGATCAGCGAGGCGCGCCTCGACGAATCGCTGCTCCGCCTGCACCGACTGCGCCAGCGCGCCGGCCTCTACGAGACCGCCTTCGTGCAACCGGAAAAAGCCGCCGCGCCCTTCGCCTCGGAAGACGCCCGCCGCTGCGCGCAAACCCTCGCCGACCGCTCCGTCGTGGTGCTGCGCGACGACGCGAAACTTTTGCCGGCCAAAATCGGCGCCGGCGCGCGCGTGGCCGTGATCAGCCCGAAACCGCAGAAACTCGACGGCGCCAACGACCCGATCCAGAGCGAGGACATGCTGATAAAAGCCGTGCGCGAGCGTTTTCCGAACGCCGCCGGCGTGCTCACCGAACTGGTGCCGACCGACGCGAATATCGCCGCCGCGCGCGCCGCCTGCGCCGGGGCCGATTTCGTGATTGTCGGCAGCATCAACGCCATCAACTTCGCGCGCCAGCCGGAGCTGGTCTCCGCCTGCCTCGACAGCGGTAAACCGGCGGTCGTCGTGGCGATGGAGTCGCCTTTTGATCTGGAAAAATACCCGCAGGCCCGGACATGCCTCTGCACACTCGGCGCGAGTCGCGACGCGATGACCAGTGCGATAAAAATCATCACCGGCGAACTGCAGCCGACGGGCAGACTTCCCGTCACGCTGAAAAACTAA
- a CDS encoding alpha/beta hydrolase, translating into MNLLFADTPSPGIRHDVNYLGPDRAEKLDIYLPPENFARPVPAVLFIHGGGWRLGDKAGKREVNIGGTLAAHGYAVFSINYLLNVGDRDAATGKTKLTSVAWPQNLHDCKTALRFIRKESARYGINPDRIATMGGSAGGHLAMLVGATANRAEINRHGLYTEQSNGVTCIINFYGEYDVSGRWRASFAGDTPEKTVANARAASPVTYLDKNTPPMFITHGSADKTIPAERSRMLTNYLEKLGVDYLYVEIGGAPHSYDLEPAQMDLRPAVLTFLEKYLGKPASAAASNKDANATSVAQ; encoded by the coding sequence ATGAACTTGTTATTCGCGGACACCCCGTCCCCAGGCATCCGCCACGACGTAAATTATCTCGGACCCGACCGCGCCGAAAAACTCGACATTTATCTTCCGCCCGAAAATTTCGCGCGCCCCGTGCCGGCGGTGCTCTTCATCCACGGCGGAGGCTGGCGACTTGGCGACAAGGCCGGCAAACGCGAAGTGAACATCGGTGGCACGCTCGCGGCGCACGGCTACGCGGTGTTTTCAATCAACTATCTCCTCAATGTCGGCGACCGCGATGCCGCCACCGGAAAAACAAAACTCACGAGCGTCGCGTGGCCGCAAAATCTCCATGATTGCAAAACCGCGCTGCGCTTCATCCGAAAAGAATCCGCCCGCTACGGAATCAATCCGGATCGCATCGCCACCATGGGTGGCTCCGCCGGCGGCCATCTCGCCATGCTGGTGGGCGCGACGGCGAATCGCGCTGAAATCAACCGCCACGGACTTTATACGGAGCAATCCAACGGCGTCACCTGCATCATCAATTTTTACGGCGAGTATGATGTCAGCGGACGCTGGCGTGCCAGTTTCGCAGGCGACACGCCCGAAAAAACAGTGGCAAACGCGCGGGCCGCCTCGCCCGTCACCTATCTCGACAAAAACACGCCGCCGATGTTCATCACCCACGGCTCTGCCGACAAAACCATCCCAGCGGAACGCTCCCGTATGCTCACCAACTATTTGGAAAAACTCGGCGTGGATTATTTGTATGTTGAAATCGGCGGCGCTCCGCACAGCTACGACCTCGAACCGGCGCAAATGGACCTGCGTCCGGCCGTGCTGACGTTTTTGGAAAAATACTTGGGCAAACCCGCCAGCGCTGCCGCCAGCAATAAAGATGCGAATGCAACATCCGTGGCGCAATAA